A window of Pirellula sp. SH-Sr6A contains these coding sequences:
- a CDS encoding DUF1559 domain-containing protein produces MKTFSTRSLFVVTSLVAVLCGLIYPAVRSAQNAAMKMQCMNYVKQIGLAFWNYESAYRRLPIAIETSKEGKLWRSWRSHLYPTFMEQAPQLYDVSQAWDSKTNLRLLDGTPITTAAGKGGGVITRSVDRIPWCFKCPACTSPTGVNYVVITGEGTVFPESASTKFSDITDGLENTLLLVESIDCTPDWTEPRDLHVTTMDFRVNSETKPSISSFHPSGANVCFADLAVFFMTTRITEPELRALITIQGGENVTRQDLIARGVLIER; encoded by the coding sequence ATGAAAACTTTCAGTACTCGATCTCTGTTTGTTGTGACATCGCTCGTTGCAGTCCTCTGCGGTTTGATCTATCCAGCGGTACGATCGGCTCAAAACGCTGCCATGAAAATGCAGTGCATGAACTATGTCAAACAGATTGGCCTCGCCTTTTGGAACTACGAATCCGCCTACCGGCGATTGCCGATAGCCATCGAGACCTCCAAGGAAGGCAAATTGTGGCGTAGCTGGAGATCGCATCTTTATCCAACCTTTATGGAGCAGGCCCCTCAGCTCTACGATGTTTCGCAAGCATGGGATTCCAAAACGAACTTGCGATTGCTGGACGGAACCCCCATCACGACAGCCGCAGGTAAAGGGGGAGGAGTAATCACGAGATCCGTAGATCGCATTCCTTGGTGCTTTAAGTGTCCCGCATGCACGAGCCCAACCGGGGTGAACTATGTCGTCATTACCGGAGAAGGAACCGTATTCCCGGAATCGGCATCCACCAAGTTTTCCGATATCACAGATGGCCTAGAGAATACACTGCTCCTCGTGGAGTCCATCGATTGCACGCCCGACTGGACAGAGCCTCGCGATCTCCACGTGACGACCATGGACTTCAGAGTCAATTCGGAGACCAAACCCTCCATATCGAGCTTTCATCCATCCGGCGCAAACGTCTGCTTCGCAGATCTGGCTGTCTTCTTCATGACCACTCGTATCACCGAGCCTGAACTTCGCGCCCTGATCACCATCCAAGGGGGTGAAAACGTGACGCGGCAAGACTTGATCGCGCGCGGTGTTCTCATCGAACGATGA
- a CDS encoding sodium:calcium antiporter has translation MDLMIALAIFVVSVGLLIASAKFFTGAAETLGYRFGLSSFVVGVVIVSVGTSLPELISAILSVRSGSSEIVPGNIIGSSLSNILFVLGLTVVLSQSRIDLGAQYIYIDLNYLAGAALMVIVTMFDGVVNISEAVIGLLAYGAYVFYLLRAGNANAASDALPHPPETSRSLGWAVGVLIVSGVVIFFSANQTVDSLGKIAESLGVSKAIVSVTLLSIGTTLPECVVSVSAARAGKAGLAVGNVLGSCIFNALMIPGVASLFGSLSVPSELLHFSLPFYAAVILFFYLLTQDKKISPFEGALLLLIYALFMGKVANLL, from the coding sequence ATGGACTTGATGATTGCGTTAGCCATCTTTGTCGTATCGGTTGGACTGCTCATCGCGTCGGCAAAATTCTTTACCGGGGCAGCGGAGACGTTGGGGTATCGTTTCGGCTTATCGTCGTTCGTTGTTGGGGTCGTGATCGTGTCGGTCGGGACCTCCCTTCCTGAGCTCATTTCAGCGATTCTGTCGGTCCGGTCAGGAAGTTCCGAGATCGTACCCGGGAACATCATCGGCTCCTCACTTTCCAACATTTTGTTTGTATTAGGTCTGACCGTGGTGCTCTCCCAGAGCCGTATCGATTTGGGAGCACAATACATCTACATCGATTTGAATTACTTGGCTGGGGCCGCTTTGATGGTGATCGTGACGATGTTTGATGGAGTGGTAAATATCTCGGAGGCGGTCATTGGGTTGCTTGCCTATGGTGCCTACGTCTTTTACTTGCTCCGAGCGGGCAATGCCAACGCCGCTTCCGATGCCTTGCCGCACCCTCCGGAAACATCGCGTTCGCTGGGGTGGGCGGTGGGGGTTTTGATCGTAAGCGGAGTGGTGATCTTTTTTAGCGCAAATCAAACGGTGGATTCCTTGGGGAAGATTGCGGAATCCTTAGGTGTGAGCAAGGCGATTGTATCGGTGACCTTATTGTCGATCGGTACTACTTTACCGGAATGCGTGGTGAGCGTCTCGGCTGCTCGAGCCGGCAAGGCGGGGCTGGCCGTCGGCAACGTGCTCGGATCCTGCATCTTCAACGCGTTGATGATTCCTGGTGTTGCCAGCTTGTTCGGTTCCTTGTCCGTTCCTTCGGAATTGCTCCATTTCTCTCTCCCTTTCTACGCAGCGGTCATCCTCTTCTTCTATCTTCTTACTCAAGACAAGAAGATTTCTCCATTCGAAGGGGCTTTGCTCCTTTTGATCTACGCGCTCTTTATGGGGAAGGTTGCGAATCTGTTGTAG
- a CDS encoding alpha/beta hydrolase, giving the protein MIGYGTSVACESRAAELRGSTRFTHTWLPAREAPWAALTIVHGFGDHGERFAGMGTSLAAMGVALTAVDLIGHGRSPGRRGCITSYEQLLDDVEASAEYTRGLVGNIPSFLFGQSMGGNLVLNLALRRPAFCESIRGIVAGSPMLRPATMPKERFMDAGRWLAKRVPNWRIKAPVQVDKLSHDRRAQDAYLRDRYVHRAMSLRLAINLIDSGVWALENASSLRVPTLLMHGSEDTLTSPQASAEFAAAAPGFARLKIWMGCRHDLHDDLQRERFFAYVADWMKRQCVMAFSIPQHARATSIVNHHPSE; this is encoded by the coding sequence GTGATTGGATACGGAACATCTGTCGCTTGCGAATCAAGGGCCGCGGAACTGCGAGGCTCGACACGCTTCACGCACACCTGGCTTCCAGCCCGAGAAGCACCTTGGGCGGCCCTGACGATCGTCCATGGATTCGGTGACCATGGTGAACGATTCGCGGGCATGGGGACTTCGTTGGCCGCCATGGGGGTCGCCTTGACGGCGGTCGATCTGATCGGCCATGGTCGCAGTCCGGGTCGGCGGGGATGCATCACATCGTATGAGCAACTGCTGGACGATGTGGAGGCGAGCGCGGAGTACACTCGGGGGTTGGTCGGTAACATTCCCAGCTTCCTCTTCGGTCAGAGCATGGGGGGGAATCTGGTGCTCAATCTGGCATTGCGGCGGCCGGCTTTCTGCGAGAGCATTCGAGGCATCGTGGCGGGTTCGCCGATGCTCAGGCCTGCGACGATGCCCAAAGAACGATTCATGGACGCGGGTCGATGGCTGGCTAAACGGGTCCCGAATTGGCGCATCAAAGCGCCGGTACAGGTCGACAAGCTCAGTCACGATCGACGCGCCCAGGACGCTTATTTGCGCGATCGTTATGTCCACCGTGCGATGTCCCTGCGACTCGCCATCAATTTGATCGATAGCGGTGTTTGGGCATTGGAAAACGCGAGTTCGTTGCGGGTTCCGACCCTGCTCATGCATGGCTCCGAGGATACCCTCACCAGCCCGCAGGCGAGCGCGGAGTTCGCAGCGGCAGCTCCCGGTTTTGCCAGGCTCAAGATCTGGATGGGATGTCGCCACGACCTGCACGACGATCTCCAACGAGAACGGTTCTTTGCCTATGTCGCGGACTGGATGAAGCGGCAGTGCGTTATGGCCTTTTCGATTCCTCAGCATGCCCGAGCAACCTCCATAGTCAATCACCATCCAAGCGAATAG